The Listeria welshimeri serovar 6b str. SLCC5334 genome has a window encoding:
- a CDS encoding DNA-dependent RNA polymerase subunit epsilon: MIFKVFYQETLKETPVREKTQSLYVEAESEVKVRQLLKDEPFHIEFVEKISDAHLAYEKENPDFALWEK; encoded by the coding sequence ATGATTTTTAAAGTATTTTATCAAGAAACACTTAAAGAAACACCCGTACGCGAAAAAACACAATCTTTATACGTAGAAGCGGAAAGCGAAGTAAAAGTACGCCAACTTTTAAAAGACGAACCTTTCCACATTGAATTTGTCGAAAAAATCAGTGACGCGCATTTAGCTTATGAAAAGGAAAACCCAGACTTCGCGCTCTGGGAAAAATAA
- a CDS encoding Cof-type HAD-IIB family hydrolase, with protein MSKIVFFDVDGTLVGETKEIPASAKQAIAKLKENGVYVAIATGRGPFMLDEIRKELDIHSYICYNGQYVIFEGKEIYAKPLPTESLERLISVASEHEHPIVFSGKESMRANLPDHDRVTRGMNSIKRSYPKVDANYYKGRDIFQCLLFCEESYDAYYRKEFKQYGFLRWHEVSVDVCPADGSKAEGIKQMIKKLGFSMEDTYAFGDGLNDIAMLQAVGTGVAMGNGRDEVKAVADYITEHVDEDGIYKALEHLKLI; from the coding sequence ATGAGTAAAATTGTGTTTTTTGATGTAGATGGCACGCTTGTAGGCGAAACAAAAGAAATTCCAGCATCCGCAAAACAAGCAATTGCTAAATTGAAAGAAAATGGCGTTTATGTGGCTATAGCAACAGGCCGTGGTCCTTTTATGTTAGACGAAATTAGAAAAGAACTAGATATTCATTCTTACATTTGTTATAACGGACAATATGTTATCTTTGAAGGCAAAGAAATTTATGCCAAACCATTACCAACAGAATCTTTAGAGCGACTTATTAGTGTGGCATCTGAGCATGAACATCCGATTGTTTTTTCTGGGAAAGAATCGATGCGTGCGAACTTGCCGGATCATGACCGAGTAACAAGAGGAATGAATTCTATTAAACGAAGCTATCCAAAAGTGGACGCTAATTACTATAAAGGTCGGGATATTTTCCAATGTTTGCTTTTCTGCGAGGAGTCCTATGATGCTTATTATCGAAAAGAATTTAAACAATATGGCTTTTTACGTTGGCATGAAGTATCTGTGGATGTTTGTCCAGCAGATGGTTCAAAAGCGGAAGGCATAAAACAAATGATTAAAAAACTGGGCTTTTCGATGGAAGATACTTACGCATTTGGCGATGGCTTGAATGATATCGCGATGCTTCAAGCTGTCGGAACAGGTGTGGCAATGGGAAATGGTCGCGATGAAGTAAAAGCAGTCGCTGATTATATTACTGAACATGTAGATGAAGATGGCATTTATAAAGCATTAGAGCATCTTAAACTAATTTAA